The Neodiprion virginianus isolate iyNeoVirg1 chromosome 5, iyNeoVirg1.1, whole genome shotgun sequence genome contains a region encoding:
- the LOC124304398 gene encoding zinc finger protein 341-like, protein MAHSIFDALTGVSLDPSVQSLLESQALITEVENAAGIDQDEEDIFQCGKCKTQFTSLHMFILHKKQHIKLEEQTVDINQYLTCHDDRINQPKAVIQETVQFASQETFIQADTMGEPIILEESDMLFSMEQEGASYLTPDSSFSHVPIILTSENLDSFENPVMNSENDTTQELKEIQLPSEQCLMPEESSMETETPVSYQQNNNEEEEGGGGQNLKYKCSYCTKQFSKKFYWQQHVRSHTGEKPYQCVVCGRAFAQKSNVKKHMSSHKVWPGTAIHSLPPDTPPEGDMDRTYHCQFCKEIFDSYKALKRHLIVSHLTLKVYKCVQSSCSMMFAELEDFLEHTRSHKRSEYRCHVCGEVFNTLSDLGLHQYTHSFQKQKTSEKYYCCSVCKSSFANLEALQHHTETTTHNYSCPHCSKSFPVERYLRRHLKTHATSAQFTCEDCGKAFKTEQYLANHRLIHSEATPFPCPHCSAKFKRKDRLGRHMLIHDLTKRLKCPFRGYLGCMSEFSRPDKLKRHLLTHSNIKRFNCSHCSRNFHRAQALKHHEINKHNLKCDTCSHAFKSKEQLVLHNCEITTTDVKRHRKASGSFKPRKPTPRRQILSKPTISSGDKEKPGKSQAEESQAKDFLHEATKLDAINRKVIAIKKAEITEISNTSNPAFEMILLPFPTEKDTEYELQVHSNKDSKSLQDISAC, encoded by the exons ATGGCGCACTCTATTTTCGACGCTTTGACAG GAGTATCTTTGGATCCTTCGGTGCAGTCGCTCCTTGAATCTCAAGCACTAATTACAGAAGTTGAAAACGCTG CTGGAATAGATCAGGATGAGGAAGATATATTTCAGTGCGGAAAGTGTAAAACCCAGTTTACATCCCTGCACATGTTCATACTGCACAAAAAACAGCACATCAAATTGGAAGAGCAGACTGTAGATATTAATCAATACCTGACCTGCCATGACGATCGTATAAATCAACCTAAAGCTGTAATCCAAGAAACTGTACAGTTTGCTTCACAAGAAACGTTCATACAGGCAGATACGATGGGTGAACCTATTATACTTGAGGAAAGCGACATGCTGTTTAG TATGGAGCAGGAAGGTGCGAGCTACTTGACACCTGATTCGAGCTTCAGTCACGTGCCAATAATTCTGACGTCAGAGAACCTTGATAGTTTTGAAAATCCTGTAATGAATTCTGAAAATGACACTACGCAGGAactgaaagaaattcaattaccGTCTGAGCAGTGTTTGATGCCTGAGGAATCTTCTATGGAAACTGAAACTCCTGTATCGTATCAACAGAATAATaacgaagaagaggaaggTGGAGGTGGCCAAAATTTAAAG TACAAATGCAGCTACTGTACAAAACagttttctaaaaaattctaCTGGCAGCAACATGTGCGATCCCATACTGGTGAAAAACCATATCAGTGCGTTGTTTGCGGACGAGCATTTGCCCAGAAATCAAACGTCAAGAAACACATGTCGTCGCATAAAGTTTGGCCTGGCACTGCTATACATTCTCTACCGCCAGAT ACACCTCCCGAGGGAGATATGGATCGCACTTACCATTGTCAGTTCtgcaaagaaatatttgattCTTACAAAGCGTTGAAAAGGCACCTAATTGTCTCCCATCTAACGCTAAAAGTATACAAATGTGTGCAGAGCAGCTGCAGCATGATGTTTGCCGAACTCGAAGATTTCCTCGAGCATACACGTAGCCATAAACGTTCAGAATATCGTTGTCACGTTTGCGGTGAAGTCTTCAACACGCTGTCAGATCTGGGTCTCCACCAGTATACGCATTCTTTTCAGAAGCAAAAGACTTCAGAAAA GTACTATTGCTGCTCTGTGTGCAAATCGTCGTTTGCGAATCTGGAGGCTCTTCAACATCACACCGAAACAACGACACACAACTACTCATGCCCTCACTGCAGTAAAAGCTTTCCTGTCGAACGTTATCTACGTCGGCATTTAAAAACGCATGCAACGTCGGCCCAATTCACCTGTGAAGATTGCGGAAAGGCTTTTAAAACTGAACAATACTTGGCCAATCACCGACTAATTCACAGCGAAGCGACTCCGTTCCCTTGTCCG cACTGTTCAGCAAAGTTTAAGAGGAAAGATAGACTTGGGCGCCACATGCTGATTCATGATTTAACAAAGAGGCTCAAGTGTCCATTCAGAGGATATTTGGGATGCATGAGCGAATTCTCTCGCCCCGACAAACTGAAAAGACACCTGCTTACCCACAGTAATATTAAACGGTTCAACTGTAGCCATTGTAGccgaaattttcatcgagctCAAGCACTGAAGCATCACGAAATCAACAAACACAATCTAAAGTGTGACACTTGCTCGCAT GCTTTCAAGTCCAAGGAACAGTTGGTTCTTCACAATTGCGAAATTACCACGACAGATGTTAAGCGACACCGGAAGGCATCTGGGAGTTTCAAACCGCGAAAACCAACACCACGTAggcaaattttatcaaaaccGACAATCAGCAGTGGAGATAAAGAAAAACCTGGCAAATCCCAAGCTGAGGAATCACAAGCCAAG GATTTTTTACATGAGGCAACAAAATTGGATGCCATCAATCGCAAAGTGATAGCGATTAAAAAGGCAGAGATTACGGAGATATCTAACACGTCGAACCCTGCGTTCGAAATGATCTTGTTACCCTTTCCAACTGAGAAAGATACCGAATACGAACTGCAAGTGCATTCAAATAAGGATAGTAAGAGTTTGCAAGACATTTCAGCTTGTTGA